One window of Halobacterium sp. CBA1132 genomic DNA carries:
- a CDS encoding GIY-YIG nuclease family protein yields the protein MSGHDSQWVYVIQHELGPVKIGIAEDPHRRLGELQVSCPFELTVRNSRRPVDAQEVESFLHDHFERYHMRGEWFDIPPDLRDFEIPTKIHSTGRPNIAVPRGGPRYLTAEWGEFLEQVYRTMRPIKGATGQINELRSTWREYGAKYLEDESVDGNDQSVNAPGDVTDTVDDVPTGRVQCTRCGHYYDRQRESCPKCRGGARFDPEDEGRR from the coding sequence ATGTCGGGACACGACTCCCAGTGGGTCTACGTCATCCAGCACGAGCTGGGGCCAGTCAAAATCGGCATCGCGGAAGACCCTCACAGGCGTCTCGGAGAACTCCAGGTCTCGTGCCCGTTCGAACTCACAGTCCGGAACTCCCGACGGCCCGTCGACGCGCAGGAAGTCGAGTCCTTCCTTCACGACCACTTCGAGAGGTACCACATGCGGGGCGAGTGGTTCGACATCCCGCCGGACCTCCGGGACTTCGAGATTCCGACGAAGATTCACTCGACAGGTCGCCCGAACATCGCCGTTCCCCGTGGCGGGCCGCGATACTTAACCGCTGAATGGGGCGAGTTCCTGGAGCAAGTGTACCGGACGATGAGGCCAATAAAAGGGGCAACTGGCCAGATCAACGAGCTTCGCTCAACGTGGAGAGAATATGGAGCGAAGTACCTCGAAGATGAATCTGTCGACGGAAACGACCAGTCGGTGAACGCGCCGGGCGACGTTACCGACACCGTCGACGACGTCCCGACCGGTCGAGTCCAGTGTACACGATGCGGCCACTACTACGACCGCCAGCGCGAATCCTGCCCGAAATGTCGTGGTGGCGCGAGATTTGACCCAGAAGATGAGGGGCGGCGATAG
- a CDS encoding tyrosine-type recombinase/integrase — MSISSAPDPDDPYDYYMERMRKSGKSERTVDMEEEALNHLQEFLDKIEKQPGQMDEKDALDLVDWLRGHDNIGEHTLKRHANTIKRFYQFYSDRGTYETNPMAVALDRVQFNIQTTQHRRDISVEEMRDFVQTIESPLAFAMVMLLVKTGIRASELCNLDMRDLKIQDPRIEHLLSPRPEIDHREDCIFVSSNIASGQEVNGEKRDNGNKRQRDTILPLDEELKQTLIYWLAVRPTHMPSDANPVFTLQSGYGDIERYARMTRGQLFNVVADLAEAYGWYEVGAGRSQNVTPHYFRHWFTTMTEVQGIDRPLVKYLRGDVGDDVVDRHYRHFWGGEVREEYFKNIYKLLK, encoded by the coding sequence ATGAGCATCAGTAGCGCACCTGACCCTGACGATCCCTACGACTACTATATGGAGAGGATGCGGAAATCGGGGAAAAGCGAGCGGACTGTGGATATGGAGGAAGAAGCGCTGAACCACCTCCAAGAGTTCCTCGATAAAATCGAGAAGCAACCTGGTCAAATGGACGAGAAAGACGCCCTCGATTTAGTTGACTGGCTCCGTGGCCATGACAACATCGGGGAGCATACTCTGAAACGACACGCAAACACGATAAAGCGGTTCTATCAGTTCTACAGCGACCGCGGGACGTACGAGACAAATCCGATGGCGGTGGCGCTCGACCGTGTTCAATTCAACATCCAGACGACGCAGCACCGTCGGGATATTTCCGTCGAGGAGATGCGGGACTTCGTCCAGACTATTGAGTCACCACTAGCTTTCGCTATGGTGATGCTTCTCGTGAAAACAGGGATTCGAGCCAGTGAACTCTGTAACCTCGATATGCGCGACCTGAAGATTCAGGACCCTCGAATCGAACACTTACTCTCCCCACGCCCGGAAATCGACCATCGCGAGGACTGCATCTTCGTCAGCAGTAACATCGCCTCCGGGCAGGAAGTGAACGGAGAGAAACGAGATAATGGGAACAAGCGGCAGCGAGATACCATCCTCCCTCTCGATGAGGAACTGAAGCAGACGCTCATCTATTGGTTGGCAGTTCGACCAACTCACATGCCAAGTGATGCTAATCCAGTCTTCACACTCCAGTCGGGATATGGCGATATTGAGCGGTACGCACGGATGACACGAGGGCAGTTGTTCAACGTTGTTGCCGATCTCGCAGAAGCGTATGGTTGGTATGAGGTGGGTGCAGGCAGGTCACAGAATGTTACTCCCCATTACTTCCGACACTGGTTTACGACGATGACTGAAGTTCAAGGAATCGACCGCCCGCTCGTGAAGTACCTTCGGGGAGATGTCGGTGACGACGTTGTTGACCGGCATTACCGCCACTTTTGGGGCGGAGAAGTCAGGGAAGAATACTTCAAGAATATCTATAAACTCCTCAAATAG
- a CDS encoding ParA family protein produces the protein MGEMRHAAFYVGKGGVGKTTSAAHMATSAAQDHGLDVVLLDLAGQQNDLATQFGLADEVEDPDAPISAVFGDDWTFIATNIPDVVDRMVFDTGEGPDLIPSDPGLSGADNNLASVPVEDRYLMLDEFCEEHLAERYDVAIMDLPGKEDNIALNGIVAAENVVTPLCPGAFERDQLDSLADALAEIREDLSAVLDAHDIHPHLSMVIPTMISGATKQSEEFVEEIEDAYPEIVAEPVADSQNIGNLQSAGKTLFAASEDELYATGERARAAYEANTTELLKRIS, from the coding sequence ATGGGTGAAATGAGGCATGCGGCGTTTTATGTTGGCAAAGGCGGCGTCGGTAAGACGACGTCCGCTGCGCACATGGCGACGTCCGCCGCGCAAGACCACGGTTTAGACGTTGTACTGCTAGACCTCGCGGGACAGCAAAACGACCTCGCGACCCAGTTCGGGCTCGCCGACGAGGTCGAGGATCCGGACGCGCCGATCTCGGCAGTCTTTGGGGACGATTGGACCTTCATCGCGACCAACATCCCGGATGTCGTAGACCGCATGGTGTTCGACACGGGGGAGGGTCCGGACCTGATTCCGTCCGACCCCGGACTGTCGGGCGCGGACAACAACCTCGCGTCGGTGCCAGTCGAAGACCGATATCTGATGCTCGACGAATTCTGCGAGGAGCATCTTGCTGAGCGATACGACGTCGCGATTATGGACCTCCCGGGCAAGGAAGATAACATCGCGCTGAACGGCATCGTCGCGGCCGAAAACGTCGTGACGCCGCTTTGCCCCGGCGCGTTCGAGCGCGACCAGTTGGATAGTCTCGCGGACGCGCTCGCGGAGATTCGTGAGGACCTTAGTGCTGTCCTCGATGCACACGACATCCACCCGCATCTGTCGATGGTCATCCCGACCATGATTAGCGGAGCGACGAAGCAGTCTGAGGAGTTCGTCGAGGAGATTGAGGACGCGTATCCGGAGATCGTTGCAGAGCCGGTCGCGGATTCACAGAATATCGGCAACCTGCAATCGGCTGGGAAGACGCTGTTCGCGGCGAGTGAAGACGAGCTGTACGCGACCGGGGAGCGGGCACGGGCGGCTTACGAAGCAAACACCACGGAACTACTGAAACGGATTAGCTAA
- a CDS encoding site-specific integrase, protein MRLEATGKDDEYKVWMTDPELEELRRHADSHRDDLIIQLGGYVGLRAFEIPQIQPRHVARTEDGDHYRLRVPEGKDTSGNGGKPRNAYLPRDVESDIHRFQNAEDIGRRESLIDLTERGIRAVVKRTAERAADESGDEDYRYVSSHDLRRRYAQRLLVDEQVNPRVVMQVGGWDSFAAIEPYLNAPTPDVVNDAFEDAGIA, encoded by the coding sequence ATGAGGCTAGAGGCGACCGGGAAAGACGACGAGTACAAAGTCTGGATGACCGACCCCGAACTCGAGGAGCTGCGGCGACACGCCGACAGCCATCGCGACGACCTCATCATCCAACTCGGTGGGTACGTCGGCCTGCGCGCGTTCGAGATACCGCAGATACAGCCGCGTCACGTCGCGCGAACCGAGGACGGCGACCACTACCGACTGCGCGTCCCTGAAGGCAAGGACACCTCCGGGAACGGCGGGAAGCCACGCAACGCCTACCTCCCTCGCGACGTCGAGAGCGACATCCACCGGTTCCAGAACGCCGAGGACATCGGCCGACGGGAATCGCTCATCGACTTGACCGAACGCGGCATTCGGGCTGTCGTCAAGCGCACGGCCGAGCGTGCGGCCGACGAGAGCGGCGACGAAGACTACCGGTACGTCAGCAGCCACGACCTCCGACGTCGGTACGCGCAGCGGCTGCTCGTCGACGAGCAAGTGAACCCGCGCGTGGTGATGCAGGTCGGTGGATGGGATAGCTTTGCGGCCATCGAGCCGTACCTCAACGCGCCGACCCCGGACGTCGTCAACGACGCGTTCGAAGACGCGGGGATTGCATGA